A portion of the Deinococcus sp. LM3 genome contains these proteins:
- a CDS encoding transposase: MDRGIDIVIGVRRNRTLANGTPIHELMTRGYKAQLQGLKPTMYVSWAWLYRNKEPEQRFVMSNINLGGKYLARVGKRRWRIEGFFKTIKGRFGLERFAQHSKTGVMRWWCLSGLAYLLCHLADQDVPPRPPGTWPDWGALARTVRFSFTSEVRLRALQLEIDEVFAFQDALSAPVT; this comes from the coding sequence CTGGACAGAGGAATAGACATCGTGATCGGTGTCCGGCGCAACAGAACGCTCGCGAATGGGACACCCATCCACGAGCTGATGACCCGCGGGTACAAGGCACAGCTCCAGGGTCTGAAACCCACCATGTACGTCTCGTGGGCATGGCTATACCGGAACAAAGAGCCAGAGCAGCGCTTCGTCATGTCGAACATCAATCTGGGCGGCAAATATCTGGCCAGAGTCGGGAAACGACGCTGGCGGATCGAGGGCTTCTTCAAGACCATCAAGGGGCGGTTCGGCCTGGAGCGGTTCGCGCAGCACAGCAAAACAGGTGTGATGCGGTGGTGGTGCCTTTCAGGGCTGGCGTACCTGCTCTGTCACCTGGCGGATCAGGATGTGCCGCCCAGACCACCGGGAACATGGCCGGATTGGGGGGCGTTAGCGAGAACCGTTCGGTTCTCGTTCACCTCGGAAGTGCGTCTCAGAGCGCTTCAATTGGAAATCGATGAGGTTTTCGCTTTCCAGGACGCACTTTCTGCCCCTGTTACCTAA